The Mycolicibacterium flavescens genome has a segment encoding these proteins:
- the fadK_7 gene encoding acyl-CoA synthetase: MAQTYWGLIQAAAQNHPDRVVLADDYGRSLTNSQLHDAAERTAAGLFERGATRGTVVTWQLPTTLETMVVMVSLARLGAVQNPVLPIWRESEVRFVTAQLGSEVFIVPGVWRGFDHVALADELIRERPMTIVVVDHSAPITGKLRLPSGDPALLPAPPTDAEEARWVYYSSGTTAAPKGIRHCDRSVIAGSAGVVGMFGASNSDINPIAFPVSHIGGAAMLAASLLTGMRLVLFDTFDPVHTPKAVAAHGPTMLGSATPFFVAYMAAQREHGPEPLFPDLRGCVGGGAPITPELGRQARETLSVAGIANSWGLTEFPVVTSPPPDGEPEVLDHTVGRPVPGVSIRVVDENEREVGVGEEGELRLKGPQCFLGYVDASLDADAFDDDGWFRSGDRGRIDDDGNVAITGRIKDAIIRNAENISALEIEGVLASHPAVDDVAVIGVPDPRTGERVCAVVVAQPGTEVTLSMLAEHCREQGLSMHKCPESLQLVEALPRNLTGKVLKNELRARFG, translated from the coding sequence AGTTGCACGATGCGGCGGAGCGCACCGCCGCCGGGTTGTTCGAACGTGGAGCCACCAGAGGCACCGTGGTGACGTGGCAGTTGCCGACCACCCTCGAGACGATGGTCGTGATGGTGTCCCTGGCCCGTCTCGGCGCGGTCCAGAACCCTGTGTTGCCGATCTGGCGCGAGAGTGAAGTCCGTTTCGTCACTGCGCAGCTCGGTTCCGAGGTCTTTATCGTTCCCGGCGTGTGGCGCGGATTCGATCATGTCGCGCTCGCCGACGAGTTGATACGCGAGCGGCCGATGACGATCGTGGTGGTCGACCACAGCGCGCCGATCACCGGGAAACTCCGCCTGCCGTCGGGTGATCCGGCGCTTCTGCCGGCGCCGCCGACGGACGCCGAGGAGGCGCGGTGGGTGTACTACTCGTCGGGCACGACCGCGGCCCCGAAGGGTATCCGGCACTGTGACCGCTCGGTGATCGCCGGGTCGGCCGGGGTGGTGGGCATGTTCGGCGCCTCGAACAGCGACATCAACCCCATCGCGTTTCCGGTCTCGCACATCGGCGGCGCCGCGATGCTGGCCGCCAGCCTGTTGACCGGTATGCGCCTGGTCCTGTTCGACACCTTCGATCCGGTCCACACTCCGAAGGCAGTCGCCGCGCACGGTCCAACGATGCTCGGTTCGGCGACCCCGTTCTTCGTCGCCTACATGGCGGCGCAGCGGGAACATGGTCCCGAACCGCTCTTTCCCGATCTACGCGGGTGTGTCGGAGGAGGCGCGCCGATCACGCCCGAGTTGGGACGCCAAGCGCGCGAAACGCTTTCGGTGGCGGGGATCGCGAACTCGTGGGGTCTGACCGAGTTTCCGGTGGTGACCTCGCCGCCGCCGGACGGCGAACCGGAGGTTCTCGACCACACCGTTGGACGGCCGGTGCCGGGGGTCTCCATACGCGTGGTCGACGAGAACGAGCGCGAGGTGGGTGTGGGCGAGGAAGGAGAACTGCGCCTCAAGGGGCCCCAGTGCTTCCTCGGCTACGTCGATGCATCGTTGGACGCGGATGCATTCGACGACGACGGTTGGTTTCGCAGCGGTGACCGAGGTCGGATCGACGATGACGGCAACGTCGCGATCACCGGGCGCATCAAGGACGCCATCATCCGCAACGCGGAGAACATCTCAGCGCTCGAGATCGAGGGCGTCTTGGCCAGCCATCCAGCTGTGGACGACGTCGCGGTCATCGGGGTGCCGGACCCGCGCACCGGCGAACGGGTGTGCGCCGTCGTCGTGGCTCAACCCGGCACCGAGGTGACGCTGTCCATGCTGGCCGAGCACTGCCGAGAACAGGGTCTGAGCATGCACAAGTGTCCGGAGAGCCTGCAGCTGGTGGAGGCGTTGCCGCGCAACCTCACAGGCAAGGTCTTGAAGAACGAGTTGCGCGCACGCTTCGGATAG